Sequence from the Phalacrocorax carbo chromosome 8, bPhaCar2.1, whole genome shotgun sequence genome:
TCAGTTGGTTTTGTGGCTAAAGCTTGTATTTCTTAATGCAGAAGTGTGGGATTCTGCTCTGAATCTATTTCAGATCCACAGCTGACACTCAAGAAAATCAGTTATCCTCTGTATGCCTGTGCTTCCACTTTGGAAGGCAGGACTAaagtttcttcctcttccacacCCTTTATAATAATCCAAAAAGAGCCATTTATTAGAAATGTACAATACTACATTCTTAAGGTGCACGTAGAAGATATTGTTAAATTAGACACAAATGCAGGCTCTCCAGAGGTATCGCTATTATCTGCAAGAGTTTGTAAACAAGGTATGTGTGTGTAGCTGACCTTTCTGTACTCTTCCTTTGTGTGAATCTTAAGtgttcaacattttctttttttttttcctagaaagaaatgcatttataaTGTAAGGTACAGAGAGCTTCTTATATAGACAAATTCTCCCTTGGGTGTGTGCAGTCTGTGTTGTGTAACAACACTATGGGTGAATTATTTATCTGATACACAAAAGTAGCTCTTTTCAGCAGAGTGGGGAAAATGAGTGGCTGTGGGACTTGGCTGGAGTGCTAGGAACTGGGTAGGATAGCAGAGCAAACTGTTCAGGTCTTTAAGGTTGGTCCTGGTACATCTAAACTGTAGAAGTAAGAGAACCAAAGATTTACTAAATTATCTGGTTTGTATTGCACAAGCAGAAGTTTTCTAGTcatttctccccaccccttcctAGTTCCGATTTTCGATTTCTTGATTTAGTGACTGttcccttttcttaaaaaattttGTTGTTGTGCAGGAAGGTATTTCTAATACTTATCCAAAAAGTCTTTATGACAAGAAAACCCTACAAACAGTCCTCCAGGTAGATAGTAGAAACTCTTGTTGATGTCTGGTGCCAAAACGAGTTAGACTGAGTAAAACCAATGTGGTAGCTCAGTAATGCCCTCTCGCCTCTCTTGCAACATACTTGCTGTGGGTGCCCATAGTTCCACTAATGCTTTGTATAATTCCTTCTCATGCTGTAGTGCCTGGTCGTACACATTCTTGGCCATTAAAATTTTTTGCAGAACACCTGGGACAGATACTCTTTAGTTTACCTTTGCATGGCTGAATACATAAATCTTTTCATTCTGACTGCACAGTTGTCTAAAACTTTCTTGCAAAATGGTTGATGTTTTCAGAAGCTTGATGAGTTTGCTTATAGCCAAGAATTAGGTGctgtggaaatatttcttcccagCTGTGAAGACACGTAGAGTATGgtaggaaaaaatgaattagAAAAGAGGAAGGATACTTCTGGGTGGATTGTCCTTGCCTGCACATGTATTGTTGGAAATCTCTTAATTTCCATTCTAACTTAACACTTTCAGAGCTCTCCTGCTTCTCATTCTCttgctgataatttttttttttgagtcatTAAGCTGATATGTTTGGCAGAACCCGGAGATGTTTGTAGGCTGGGTCTCCTGCTTAAATGAATTTGCTAGTTTATGTAGTTCCTGCTCTTTCCCTTTCACCTTCAAATGGCATGATCTGGCAGGCATTGACTGCCTTTTGTAAATACACAGTGATATCAGAAAATTATCTtcccattcatttttttttccgaAAAATTCGTCTTAGATGTTTGTGAAAAGTCCTTTGTGGAAGGAGGTCAGTATTCTGTACCAGCTTTTCAGCCTTCCTGAAACTTCTGTCTAGGTATTTGCACAGAGTACGTACAAACTTCTACCAAGTTAATTTTGTCTAGCTGAGTTATATGGAAGGACCAAAACTCATTTCTAAGCGTTCTGAACAGTGTGTCCTTTCCTAATGAGCATGCTTCTCTGTGCAAGTCTATTGTCATTGCTGATTACTGAATGCAAATGTAATGTGTTTCATCAGACAGCAAATACCCGGTATGGTTCCTGAGCTACAGGTTAGGGAGTATTATCTGGTTGCGTTCAGTGTTCTGCAAACAGTTGGGGCACCTCTTTGCACTAGGTAAGCTACTATTGAATAATCACTGGGCTTGAGTCAGCAGAAAGGCTGGAGGTTTGACTGTAAAAAGTTATAGGCTTGTTTGGTTCGTGTTCGCATTCCCAGAAAGGGAATATTTTagtttttgaattaaaaaataataacgTTAGACTTCACCCTTTGCAGTCCTGTTGTCTTCCTGCTGCATATCCATAGCTTGAAGAGTTCATTTTTGTCTCTTGTATTTATCACTTTAGGGTTCTTTATACAGCTCCCTATTGTTCTTTTTCAAGTCTCTCCTCTCATCCCATAACTTCATAGcttttaaggttggaaaagactgcTGAAATTAGTCTACCATCTGTATAATGTATTctggaattttgcttttactCATACCTGTATTTTAGGAAGCAGTTTGTTTAAGGACTCTTCAGTAAAAGAGGAATCATCCTTTCAGCTTTTGGAGCTACTTGGCATGCTGTTTATACCTGTGAGATGGGTGGTTTTCCAAATTGGGGGGAATTTGAGTGCTCTGTTTATATGTGCTTAAGATGCTGTAGGTGTTCCATTATCTTTGAACGTGATCTCTTTATGTCAGCACTGCTTGGTACAGAAAGTCAGCTGTTagtctggtttttttctctgtttggcTGAGTTCCAGATACTCTTTACaacttgtgttttcttttgttcctggCAGTTTTAAGAACTTTGATTTGGAAGACTCTCAGAAGTGTGCAGTAGACTGGTTGATGATTGGCCCATCTTCCAAGAGGGAGGAGTACAAAGTGTGTGGATCTTCCATACCTCCGTCTTTCATCTCTGCAAGGGACCATGTTTGGATATTTTTTCACTCAGATGCATCAAGCTCAGGACAGGCTCAGGGATTTCGCCTTTCTTACATTAGAGGTAAAATCTTATAGTTTTGTTGGCTTCATTTGTACTCTCTCTGGCAAAACCTGAAGATGGTAGTATTTTTTGTTGACAGGAGTCTTGGGCCAGTCTTGATGACTGCAAGGTGTTAGCACAGTAACACTGATATATTTCCATTTGGCTTTTTAACAGTATTCCTGAAGTGTACTGGCCTGACCGATTGACTTGTGACATGCAGGGTAGTAGACGTTCAGAAGTGACATCAGATAGTTCTCAAAGTTTTGATACTGACTTTTTTCTCCTTGGCCTCTCACAGGAAAGACAGGTCAGGCTGTATGCCAGTCAGATGAATTCCATTGTGCAAACGGAAAGTGTATTCCCAGTACTTGGAAGTGTAATTCCATGGATGAGTGTGGTGATAACTCAGATGAGAGAAACTGTACTGTCCCTCCAACAGAGCCTCTGTCCAGCATCTGTCCCTCAGGAATGTTCCAGTGCAGTGCAGCCCACTCCACCAAGTGCTTGAACAACGAGCTGAGATGTAATTCAGTTAAGGACTGCAGTGATGGTTCAGATGAAGATAATTGTCCTGATCTTTCCTGTGGCAAAACACTGGGTAATTTTTATGGATCTTTTGCTTCCCCAGACTTATTCCGTGCTGATCACAGCAGATCAGATCTTCGTTGCACGTGGTATGTGGACACACAAGATAATCGACATGTTCTGTTGCAGCTTGATTTGCAGTTAGGCTACAATGACTACGTAAAGGTGTATGATGGTATTGGAGAGAGAGGTGATAAATTAATGCAAACATTTTCATACCACAACAATAGGCATTCAGTGAGCGTGGAATCATCAAAGGGCCAGCTTACTGTCTCATATCATGCCCGCTCCAAGAGCGCTGGCCATGGGTTCAATGCAACCTATCAGGTGAAAGGCTATTGCCTTCCTTGGGAACACCCTTGTGGAAGCGATGAGGAGTGTTTCACAGATAAGCAGCATTGTGATGGCTGGTGGCACTGCCCAAATGGCAAGGATGAGGAGAACTGTCCGGCTTGCCAGAAGAATGAATACCCATGTGAAGGAAACAGTGGGCTTTGTTACTCAATACTTGACCGCTGTAATAACCAAAAGAACTGCCCAGATGGCTCGGATGAAAAAAACTGCTTTACTTGCCAGCCAGGAAACTTCCACTGTGGTACAAATCTGTGCATCTTTGAGACTTGGCGCTGTGATGGCCAAGAAGACTGCCAGGATGGAAGCGATGAACATAACTGCCTGGTGATCGTTCCCAGGAAGGTCATCACAGCTGCTCTGATCGGGAGTCTCGTGTGTGGCTTGCTGCTGGTGATAGCACTGGGTTGTgcatttaaattatattctCTGAGGACCAGGGAATACAGGTAAGCTTCTTGCTTTTATGACGCTCCAGTAGCTGTGgggtttcttccttttctgtttaaaggaaaacaagtcaATCGTTAACCAGAGTTGGCAAAATGCTGTGAAATCTATCCAAGGAATTGATGGCAATTAAATAGCAGTCACAGCATTAGGCTTAGAGAAGAGTAGTCAAGATTTTTGGAAGCAGTGAGGGGAATGTCAGCTCTTCTGTGATCTATGAGAAATATACATTTATTGTGCAGTATGGCAGAACCTGTATCTAGCTTAAATCAAAACCGTTTTGAGCAGCTGTTTCTCCCACCTCCTTCTCTTGCAACAAACCCCTTGCACTGCCAAAAACTGAATGCTGAACTGTTACAGTGAAGTCTCTGCTGAATTGGAACTGAATaactctccccctgccctccccagctaCTCTCGTTCTCAGTTCTACTAAGTGATGTCCTACAGTGGTAGGGCCTGTTCTGAGCAGAATTTACTTCCACCATTCCCATTGGTGTGAGCTGTGACCCTTTCCCTGGGTCCTACATGCCTTGCTGTATGGATAGTGTGTGTGTTTCCctgtctgtgttttctgtgtttgtgcaAGCCTGGTTCTGCCCTTTGGGAGGGAGTAATAAGGGGCTTTCTGAAGCCCATCTCTTGTCATGTGCACCagttctgtgctgtgctgctgacaCCATTTGTGTTTTCAGCACAGTGTGCTTTACATTCTCTCTTGATCAAATCTGCATGATTAAGGAGCTGGAAACCAGCCACTGTGTTATGTGGGAAACTTGGTGCCTTGGTTCTGGCAGGACAGCCagagctctctgcagctgcaggtgcCCCTGTTGTGTGATTGTTTCCAGTTCTTAATGTTGTCTTTTCCAAAACTAACCTTTGGGCCCTTGCTGAACAAGTTGCCCAGTTACTAGCGTAAGCTGGCCGAGTGAAAAAACTCCAGTTGCCACGGAGTCCAACCTGGGACTGCACCAAAGAGTCTGCTGATTTGATTCACTGATGCTTATACCCTCTACTCTTattccttttgtttattttagcgTCCTGATAAGATCTTCATGGAGCCTAGTTGAAGGTTTGCATTTTTGCTGTCTAGTGTGAAGCCTTCTGCACTGCTCTTATGCATTAATGTGAGGGAGACAGGACAAACTGACTGTTacttctcttctgtgttttccctcTGGTTCCATTTCCAGAGCATTTGAGACCCAGATGACGCGGCTTGAGGCAGAGTTTGTGCGGCGGGAAGCTCCACCCTCCTACGGGCAGCTGATTGCACAAGGACTTATTCCCCCAGTTGAAGACTTCCCTGTGTATAATGCATCACAAGTATGGAGACATGACTATAAATTAGATAGAATCAATCTGGAACTGTATTCTTTCAGTAGCTGTGCTAATTATATGGAAGTCATATAAAAATGTGATGTTTTCTTGGAGCTGAAGAACCACAATTATGCACCCTGGTGCTGTGGGTAGCTTTGAACACATTAAATGTGTTTGCTAGGGAACAGCAGTGAGATAAGCACATGCGTTTTGCAGTACATCAAGATAGAAtgaacagagacagagagaaaggtcagaaagtaaatagaaaaaaggCGTTTCAAGCTGAAACTGTGAATGTGCCTGAAGTGATAAGAAAGTAAGGTCTCTAGCAGCATTTTTGGGAAATTCTGggattatttttcatttacaaatacattacaCTGGAAAGCCATTAAGTCATTCTTCTATCTCATTGCCGAGTTCTCAAAAATCTCCCGTGCCCTGTCAACAGTATCCAACTGTGATACAGTTCCTAGTGTGATAAAGCTCTTGTAGTTCTCAGGTGGAAGGGCGTTgacctttcttctctgctgttgtCATCAGCTTTTGAGAATCCTCTGCTATTGCTGATGATAGAGGACTCAGTGGTCTGCAGTCTGGTTCCTTAGGGGTGGTCTGATCCTGTGAGTGGAGCATCTTCCTGGGCAGACAAGTAGAGCTTAAACTCATAAAGGGAACACTTAAAGGGAGGGTCTTTTGGTACAGGCAGAGCTGTCTTTGGTAGTTCATTAGAAAATTTGCATTTAACAAGGAAGTCTAGGGATCAAGTCTGAGAATTCTGGTGAGGTGGAGATATTAGTGGAAAGAACAGGGTTTAGGAGAAGTCTTTTGAGTGTGTGTGAAATCATAGTTTGTTACATCTGTGTTACAGGcttctgtgctgcagaacaTTCGAACAGCTATGAGGAGGCAGATGAGACGACACTCGTCAAGACGGAGCTCGTCTCGGCGGCGCTTGGGCAGGCTCTGGAACAGACTGTTCCACAGACCTCGGGTGAGAGGACAGATCCCGCTCCTGACGCCAGCTCGCACTTCACAGACTACACTGGGTGATGGAATCATCAACCGTGCTGATGGGACTATTCGCAGTACTCCACCTTCCCCTGGAGGACCTAGTTTAGAGGCAGGTGCCCATGGCCAAGCCAGGGACCTACAAGAAGCTGCATGTAGCAGCTTGCAGCCAGAGACTGAAATCACAGAGCCATCGCCTTCAGATGTCTTACCGAATACTTGCACAGCTGCATCTGCAGAGCCTGAGGCTGGACATGCTGATAAATCTTTAGGTGCCGAGACCTCTGGCAGTGAGCTTAAGCAGTCCAGTAAAGTGGATTCAGGAAAGGCTTTCAGAGATCCTTTGTCTGAAAGTGTTACAGAAACCATCCATGGAGGGTCAGCATCCGGGAGGACTGTGCCAGAGGGCAGTAGTTTAAGTAGGAGTCATCCGCTGAGTGAAGAGCCATGTAGGTTATCCTTAAAAAAGTGGGAGTCTGCTTATTCAGACAGCCCTATGAATGTTCATATCCAAGTGGATGGACAAAACCAATGTTGCCCTAACTCATACCGGGAGGAGCCTTTGGGTATTCATGCGGCTTGTTGCCATTCTGTGGAAGTGCCAATGTTAGAGTCCTCTACTCCCCTCTCTGAAATCAATACCAGTGATGATGAATCTTTACTTCTTTGCtaataaaaatttttgttttggccCTGTAAATTTTGTAACTTCATTGTTTATATGACAGTGCACTTTGATGATAGTTGGTATGTCTGTGCTCTTAACTTTGTTTCTTAAAACCAGTGTGCTTTCATCCCCTAGGGAGTACAGTACAAGACTAAATGGGACAAGTTTTTGTCTTCATTGCTATTCCTGAAACTCCAGTGGGGCAGAAGTAGGCCGGTTATGCGATGTCAGGGGCTAGGA
This genomic interval carries:
- the LRP3 gene encoding low-density lipoprotein receptor-related protein 3 isoform X3 — translated: MVLLRPGNNFKNFDLEDSQKCAVDWLMIGPSSKREEYKVCGSSIPPSFISARDHVWIFFHSDASSSGQAQGFRLSYIRGKTGQAVCQSDEFHCANGKCIPSTWKCNSMDECGDNSDERNCTVPPTEPLSSICPSGMFQCSAAHSTKCLNNELRCNSVKDCSDGSDEDNCPDLSCGKTLGNFYGSFASPDLFRADHSRSDLRCTWYVDTQDNRHVLLQLDLQLGYNDYVKVYDGIGERGDKLMQTFSYHNNRHSVSVESSKGQLTVSYHARSKSAGHGFNATYQVKGYCLPWEHPCGSDEECFTDKQHCDGWWHCPNGKDEENCPACQKNEYPCEGNSGLCYSILDRCNNQKNCPDGSDEKNCFTCQPGNFHCGTNLCIFETWRCDGQEDCQDGSDEHNCLVIVPRKVITAALIGSLVCGLLLVIALGCAFKLYSLRTREYRAFETQMTRLEAEFVRREAPPSYGQLIAQGLIPPVEDFPVYNASQASVLQNIRTAMRRQMRRHSSRRSSSRRRLGRLWNRLFHRPRVRGQIPLLTPARTSQTTLGDGIINRADGTIRSTPPSPGGPSLEAGAHGQARDLQEAACSSLQPETEITEPSPSDVLPNTCTAASAEPEAGHADKSLGAETSGSELKQSSKVDSGKAFRDPLSESVTETIHGGSASGRTVPEGSSLSRSHPLSEEPCRLSLKKWESAYSDSPMNVHIQVDGQNQCCPNSYREEPLGIHAACCHSVEVPMLESSTPLSEINTSDDESLLLC
- the LRP3 gene encoding low-density lipoprotein receptor-related protein 3 isoform X2, which encodes MDLLQLLGDVPRLWEAGPCSGGLEQHTERRGVIYSPSWPLNYPPAVNCSWYIQGDSGDMITISFKNFDLEDSQKCAVDWLMIGPSSKREEYKVCGSSIPPSFISARDHVWIFFHSDASSSGQAQGFRLSYIRGKTGQAVCQSDEFHCANGKCIPSTWKCNSMDECGDNSDERNCTVPPTEPLSSICPSGMFQCSAAHSTKCLNNELRCNSVKDCSDGSDEDNCPDLSCGKTLGNFYGSFASPDLFRADHSRSDLRCTWYVDTQDNRHVLLQLDLQLGYNDYVKVYDGIGERGDKLMQTFSYHNNRHSVSVESSKGQLTVSYHARSKSAGHGFNATYQVKGYCLPWEHPCGSDEECFTDKQHCDGWWHCPNGKDEENCPACQKNEYPCEGNSGLCYSILDRCNNQKNCPDGSDEKNCFTCQPGNFHCGTNLCIFETWRCDGQEDCQDGSDEHNCLVIVPRKVITAALIGSLVCGLLLVIALGCAFKLYSLRTREYRAFETQMTRLEAEFVRREAPPSYGQLIAQGLIPPVEDFPVYNASQASVLQNIRTAMRRQMRRHSSRRSSSRRRLGRLWNRLFHRPRVRGQIPLLTPARTSQTTLGDGIINRADGTIRSTPPSPGGPSLEAGAHGQARDLQEAACSSLQPETEITEPSPSDVLPNTCTAASAEPEAGHADKSLGAETSGSELKQSSKVDSGKAFRDPLSESVTETIHGGSASGRTVPEGSSLSRSHPLSEEPCRLSLKKWESAYSDSPMNVHIQVDGQNQCCPNSYREEPLGIHAACCHSVEVPMLESSTPLSEINTSDDESLLLC
- the LRP3 gene encoding low-density lipoprotein receptor-related protein 3 isoform X1: MEKAAAAELRQGALVPLTAICLVNLFLTGKTESAVTSLGPCSGGLEQHTERRGVIYSPSWPLNYPPAVNCSWYIQGDSGDMITISFKNFDLEDSQKCAVDWLMIGPSSKREEYKVCGSSIPPSFISARDHVWIFFHSDASSSGQAQGFRLSYIRGKTGQAVCQSDEFHCANGKCIPSTWKCNSMDECGDNSDERNCTVPPTEPLSSICPSGMFQCSAAHSTKCLNNELRCNSVKDCSDGSDEDNCPDLSCGKTLGNFYGSFASPDLFRADHSRSDLRCTWYVDTQDNRHVLLQLDLQLGYNDYVKVYDGIGERGDKLMQTFSYHNNRHSVSVESSKGQLTVSYHARSKSAGHGFNATYQVKGYCLPWEHPCGSDEECFTDKQHCDGWWHCPNGKDEENCPACQKNEYPCEGNSGLCYSILDRCNNQKNCPDGSDEKNCFTCQPGNFHCGTNLCIFETWRCDGQEDCQDGSDEHNCLVIVPRKVITAALIGSLVCGLLLVIALGCAFKLYSLRTREYRAFETQMTRLEAEFVRREAPPSYGQLIAQGLIPPVEDFPVYNASQASVLQNIRTAMRRQMRRHSSRRSSSRRRLGRLWNRLFHRPRVRGQIPLLTPARTSQTTLGDGIINRADGTIRSTPPSPGGPSLEAGAHGQARDLQEAACSSLQPETEITEPSPSDVLPNTCTAASAEPEAGHADKSLGAETSGSELKQSSKVDSGKAFRDPLSESVTETIHGGSASGRTVPEGSSLSRSHPLSEEPCRLSLKKWESAYSDSPMNVHIQVDGQNQCCPNSYREEPLGIHAACCHSVEVPMLESSTPLSEINTSDDESLLLC